The Bombus vancouverensis nearcticus chromosome 12, iyBomVanc1_principal, whole genome shotgun sequence genome contains a region encoding:
- the Ids gene encoding iduronate 2-sulfatase isoform X1, with protein sequence MLFTLWFINLIVWCTAQKQNFLLIIVDDLRTALGCYGDAKAYTPNIDRLATGAAIFSQAFAQQALCAPSRNSFLTSRRPDTLHLYDFYSYWRKDIDNFTTLPQHLKNNGYITKSVGKVFHPGISSNNSDDSPYSWSETPFHPFTERYKDAPMCQTNMQMLPAQNLVIFLCPVKVSSMPNKTLPDIEILREAKTFLSNQAGNSSPFFLAVGFQKPHIPFKYPKKYLKNHPLHKFEVPKPYKWSNNVSSIAYNPWNDLRKREDVAALNLKFPWEKIPKSFARLIIQSYYASVTYIDDLIGTLINHLERLSIRGDTTIILMSDHGWSLGEHAVWAKYSNYDVALKVPLIVSIPGLTYEKLKENTNVNNSSKGNQIFIDSIVELVDIFPTIADLANISIPICSNESMQITCSEGITFIPLIRAALKNEVILWKKAAFAQYPRPSIEPSIHPNSDEPRLKEIKAMGYTLRTNTYRYIAWLSFNPETMSPNWNNIIAEELYDYSYDKGENQNVAFLEEYAKLKEKLKILLQHGWRNILSAKSNF encoded by the exons ATGCTTTTTACGTTATGGTTTATAAATTTAATCGTTTGGTGTACAGCTcagaaacaaaattttcttttaataatcgTCGATGATTTAAGAACTGCTTTAGGATGTTATGGTGACGCTAAAGCGTATACGCCAAATATAGATCGCTTAGCGACAGGAGCTGCCATTTTTTCTCAAGCATTTGCTCAG CAAGCATTGTGTGCACCAAGCAGGAATTCATTTTTAACAAGCCGAAGACCAGATACACTTCATCTTTATGATTTCTATAGCTACTGGCGAAAAGATATTGACAACTTTACAACATTGCCCCAACACCTAAAAAATAATGGTTATATTACTAAATCAGTGGGAAAAGTTTTTCATCCAG GAATTAGTTCAAATAATTCTGATGATAGCCCTTATTCATGGTCAGAAACTCCCTTTCATCCATTTACAGAAAGATATAAAGATGCTCCAATGTGTCAAACGAATATGCAGATGTTGCCTGCACAAAATcttgtaatattt tTATGTCCAGTTAAAGTTTCATCAATGCCAAATAAAACATTACCAGATATAGAAATATTGAGGGAAGCTAAAACTTTTCTATCTAATCAAGCAGGAAATAGTAGTCCTTTTTTTTTAGCAGTTGGATTTCAGAAACCACACATACCATTTAAATATCcaaaaaaatatttaa aAAACCACCCCTTGCACAAATTTGAAGTACCTAAACCTTACAAATGGTCAAATAATGTTAGTAGTATTGCTTATAATCCTTGGAATGATTTAAGAAAAAGGGAAGATGTTGCTGCTTTGAATCTTAAATTTCCATGGGAAAAAATACCAA aaaGTTTTGCTCGGTTAATTATTCAATCATATTATGCATCTGTAACATATATTGATGATTTAATTGGTACATTAATAAATCATTTGGAAAGGTTGTCAATTCGAGGAGATACTACTATTATATTAATGTCTGACCATG gCTGGTCACTAGGAGAGCATGCGGTATGGGCAAAATATAGCAACTATGATGTTGCTTTAAAAGTACCATTGATAGTATCAATACCTGGGCTTACATATGAAAAACTAAAAGAAAATACGAACGTAAATAATTCGTCAAAAGGGAATCAGATATTTATAGATTCAATAGTAGAATTAGTTGATATTTTTCCAACAATTGCAGATTTAGCAAATATCTCAATACCTATTTGTTCAAATGAAAGTATGCAAATTACCTGCAGCGAAGGAATTACTTTTATACCACTTATAAGAGCTGCTTTAAAAAACGAg GTAATATTATGGAAAAAGGCGGCATTTGCACAATATCCAAGACCAAGCATTGAACCTTCGATACATCCAAATAGTGATGAACCACGTTTAAAAGAGATTAAAGCAATGGGGTATACTCTAAGGACAAATACATATCGTTATATAGCATGGTTATCATTTAATCCTGAAACTATGTCACCAAATTGGAACAATATCATTGCAGAGGAGTTGTATGATTATAGTTATGACAAGGGTGAAAACCAAAATGTAGCATTTCTTGAAGAATATGCCaaattaaaggaaaaattaaaaattttattgcaaCATGGTTGGAGAAATATTTTATCAGCTAaatctaatttttaa
- the Ids gene encoding iduronate 2-sulfatase isoform X2, producing the protein MLFTLWFINLIVWCTAQKQNFLLIIVDDLRTALGCYGDAKAYTPNIDRLATGAAIFSQAFAQQALCAPSRNSFLTSRRPDTLHLYDFYSYWRKDIDNFTTLPQHLKNNGYITKSVGKVFHPGISSNNSDDSPYSWSETPFHPFTERYKDAPMCQTNMQMLPAQNLLCPVKVSSMPNKTLPDIEILREAKTFLSNQAGNSSPFFLAVGFQKPHIPFKYPKKYLKNHPLHKFEVPKPYKWSNNVSSIAYNPWNDLRKREDVAALNLKFPWEKIPKSFARLIIQSYYASVTYIDDLIGTLINHLERLSIRGDTTIILMSDHGWSLGEHAVWAKYSNYDVALKVPLIVSIPGLTYEKLKENTNVNNSSKGNQIFIDSIVELVDIFPTIADLANISIPICSNESMQITCSEGITFIPLIRAALKNEVILWKKAAFAQYPRPSIEPSIHPNSDEPRLKEIKAMGYTLRTNTYRYIAWLSFNPETMSPNWNNIIAEELYDYSYDKGENQNVAFLEEYAKLKEKLKILLQHGWRNILSAKSNF; encoded by the exons ATGCTTTTTACGTTATGGTTTATAAATTTAATCGTTTGGTGTACAGCTcagaaacaaaattttcttttaataatcgTCGATGATTTAAGAACTGCTTTAGGATGTTATGGTGACGCTAAAGCGTATACGCCAAATATAGATCGCTTAGCGACAGGAGCTGCCATTTTTTCTCAAGCATTTGCTCAG CAAGCATTGTGTGCACCAAGCAGGAATTCATTTTTAACAAGCCGAAGACCAGATACACTTCATCTTTATGATTTCTATAGCTACTGGCGAAAAGATATTGACAACTTTACAACATTGCCCCAACACCTAAAAAATAATGGTTATATTACTAAATCAGTGGGAAAAGTTTTTCATCCAG GAATTAGTTCAAATAATTCTGATGATAGCCCTTATTCATGGTCAGAAACTCCCTTTCATCCATTTACAGAAAGATATAAAGATGCTCCAATGTGTCAAACGAATATGCAGATGTTGCCTGCACAAAATctt tTATGTCCAGTTAAAGTTTCATCAATGCCAAATAAAACATTACCAGATATAGAAATATTGAGGGAAGCTAAAACTTTTCTATCTAATCAAGCAGGAAATAGTAGTCCTTTTTTTTTAGCAGTTGGATTTCAGAAACCACACATACCATTTAAATATCcaaaaaaatatttaa aAAACCACCCCTTGCACAAATTTGAAGTACCTAAACCTTACAAATGGTCAAATAATGTTAGTAGTATTGCTTATAATCCTTGGAATGATTTAAGAAAAAGGGAAGATGTTGCTGCTTTGAATCTTAAATTTCCATGGGAAAAAATACCAA aaaGTTTTGCTCGGTTAATTATTCAATCATATTATGCATCTGTAACATATATTGATGATTTAATTGGTACATTAATAAATCATTTGGAAAGGTTGTCAATTCGAGGAGATACTACTATTATATTAATGTCTGACCATG gCTGGTCACTAGGAGAGCATGCGGTATGGGCAAAATATAGCAACTATGATGTTGCTTTAAAAGTACCATTGATAGTATCAATACCTGGGCTTACATATGAAAAACTAAAAGAAAATACGAACGTAAATAATTCGTCAAAAGGGAATCAGATATTTATAGATTCAATAGTAGAATTAGTTGATATTTTTCCAACAATTGCAGATTTAGCAAATATCTCAATACCTATTTGTTCAAATGAAAGTATGCAAATTACCTGCAGCGAAGGAATTACTTTTATACCACTTATAAGAGCTGCTTTAAAAAACGAg GTAATATTATGGAAAAAGGCGGCATTTGCACAATATCCAAGACCAAGCATTGAACCTTCGATACATCCAAATAGTGATGAACCACGTTTAAAAGAGATTAAAGCAATGGGGTATACTCTAAGGACAAATACATATCGTTATATAGCATGGTTATCATTTAATCCTGAAACTATGTCACCAAATTGGAACAATATCATTGCAGAGGAGTTGTATGATTATAGTTATGACAAGGGTGAAAACCAAAATGTAGCATTTCTTGAAGAATATGCCaaattaaaggaaaaattaaaaattttattgcaaCATGGTTGGAGAAATATTTTATCAGCTAaatctaatttttaa
- the LOC117154971 gene encoding uncharacterized protein LOC117154971 isoform X1, which translates to MGQGTDTCTDRPAEVSVIRFVSRNRTIEEIAPKKEVYTCKQRGCGKTFTNQDEYKTHEALEALKIRFICREPGCGEELSDPGSMWRHYQEWHNNETNVFICPYTNCGSLHTTSINLEEHIENCHRQPSTLPTEPEVICFEDPENAMDEEIVQSTEECYEKRTNESFGIKVCQYDDNNEQNLLRSDTAQQQKNEVSHDQNTANDSSKEDYSSISESLNEAGTFSMNENLILNAENFLSKYENNTNKCLELQSEHSQEKINVVYVNGDITITKNTKNEMCSINSRNQDHRIELDNLEKIFRNELDRDISKSEENTMETNSNCSDDEEYTPKKQRMSRYKQEIYKCAVNGCGRKYKYISHYRHHQDSHKLAANTISSNSSKSILKLKQGKASTVSFFLCKIPGCGAQVSNVTGLWKHYQDNHANSKLPIVQETAKSNEVFRCKIPGCESEFSTTLMLYKHFTEVHSNGIGNNASTNTKTGNGSSFHYTEIFKDDTTNPQANFKTDFKAKNNINVNDCTISTNDQRSSSVVKKETRD; encoded by the exons ATGGGCCAGGGTACGGATACATGCACAGATAGGCCTGCTGAAGTTAGCGTCATCAGATTCGTATCTAGGAATCGTACTATCGAGGAAATAGCCCCCAAAAAG GAAGTATACACTTGTAAACAACGGGGCTGTGGCAAGACATTTACCAATCAAGATGAATACAAAACACATGAAGCTCTCGAGGCTTTAAAAATTAGGTTTAT ctGTCGAGAACCAGGATGTGGAGAAGAACTGTCTGATCCTGGAAGCATGTGGCGCCATTATCAAGAATGGCATAATAATGAAACAAATGTATTTATATGTCCATACACAAATTGTGGATCTTTACATACAACCAGTATCAATCTAGAAGAACATATCGAAAACTGCCATAGACAACCATCAACGTTGCCCACTGAACCAGAAGTAATATGTTTTGAAGATCCTGAAAATGCAATGGATGAGGAAATTGTACAAAGCACAGAGGAATGTTATGAGAAGAGAACAAATGAATCTTTTGGGATAAAAGTATGTCAGTATGATGATAATAACGAGCAAAATCTTCTCAGAAGTGATACTGCACAGCAACAAAAAAATGAGGTTTCTCATGATCAAAATACTGCAAATGATAGTTCAAAAGAAGATTATTCTTCCATTAGTGAATCTTTAAATGAAGCAGGCACATTTTCtatgaatgaaaatttaattctaaATGCAGAGAATTTTCTATCTAAATACGAGAATAACACAAACAAATGTCTAGAACTGCAAAGTGAACATTCccaagaaaaaataaatgtagTTTATGTAAATGGTGATATTACCATtacgaaaaatacgaaaaatgaaATGTGCAGTATAAATTCTAGAAATCAAGACCATAGAATTGAACTAGATAATCTAGAAAAGATTTTCAGAAATGAACTTGATCGTGATATTTCAAAATCCGAGGAGAATACTATGGAAACAAACAGTAATTGTTCGGATGATGAAGAATACACTCCAAAGAAGCAACGTATGTCTAGGTACAAGCAAGAAATTTATAAATGTGCGGTTAATGGCTGTGGGagaaaatacaaatacataTCCCATTATCGTCATCACCAAGATAGTCATAAATTAGCTGCCAATACAATTAGTTCAAATTCTAGCAAatcaatattgaaattaaaacaaGGGAAAGCCTCAACGGTCAGTTTTTTCTT atgCAAGATCCCTGGCTGTGGAGCTCAGGTGAGCAATGTAACTGGTTTATGGAAACATTACCAGGACAATCATGCTAATTCAAAACTGCCAATAGTACAAGAAACTGCTAAAAGCAATGAAGTATTTCG TTGTAAAATACCTGGATGTGAATCGGAGTTTAGTACAACACTAATGCTGTACAAACACTTCACTGAAGTGCATTCAAATGGCATTGGCAATAATGCTAGCACAAATACAAAGACTGGGAATGGGAGTAGTTTTCATTATactgaaatatttaaagatGATACTACTAACCCACAAGCAAATTTTAAGACTGACTTTAAAGCAAAGaataatattaatgtaaatGACTGTACGATAAGTACTAATGATCAAAGATCATCATCAGTTGTTAAGAAGGAAACACGGGATTGA
- the LOC117154971 gene encoding uncharacterized protein LOC117154971 isoform X2 — protein sequence MGQGTDTCTDRPAEVSVIRFVSRNRTIEEIAPKKEVYTCKQRGCGKTFTNQDEYKTHEALEALKIRFICREPGCGEELSDPGSMWRHYQEWHNNETNVFICPYTNCGSLHTTSINLEEHIENCHRQPSTLPTEPEVICFEDPENAMDEEIVQSTEECYEKRTNESFGIKVCQYDDNNEQNLLRSDTAQQQKNEVSHDQNTANDSSKEDYSSISESLNEAGTFSMNENLILNAENFLSKYENNTNKCLELQSEHSQEKINVVYVNGDITITKNTKNEMCSINSRNQDHRIELDNLEKIFRNELDRDISKSEENTMETNSNCSDDEEYTPKKQRMSRCKIPGCGAQVSNVTGLWKHYQDNHANSKLPIVQETAKSNEVFRCKIPGCESEFSTTLMLYKHFTEVHSNGIGNNASTNTKTGNGSSFHYTEIFKDDTTNPQANFKTDFKAKNNINVNDCTISTNDQRSSSVVKKETRD from the exons ATGGGCCAGGGTACGGATACATGCACAGATAGGCCTGCTGAAGTTAGCGTCATCAGATTCGTATCTAGGAATCGTACTATCGAGGAAATAGCCCCCAAAAAG GAAGTATACACTTGTAAACAACGGGGCTGTGGCAAGACATTTACCAATCAAGATGAATACAAAACACATGAAGCTCTCGAGGCTTTAAAAATTAGGTTTAT ctGTCGAGAACCAGGATGTGGAGAAGAACTGTCTGATCCTGGAAGCATGTGGCGCCATTATCAAGAATGGCATAATAATGAAACAAATGTATTTATATGTCCATACACAAATTGTGGATCTTTACATACAACCAGTATCAATCTAGAAGAACATATCGAAAACTGCCATAGACAACCATCAACGTTGCCCACTGAACCAGAAGTAATATGTTTTGAAGATCCTGAAAATGCAATGGATGAGGAAATTGTACAAAGCACAGAGGAATGTTATGAGAAGAGAACAAATGAATCTTTTGGGATAAAAGTATGTCAGTATGATGATAATAACGAGCAAAATCTTCTCAGAAGTGATACTGCACAGCAACAAAAAAATGAGGTTTCTCATGATCAAAATACTGCAAATGATAGTTCAAAAGAAGATTATTCTTCCATTAGTGAATCTTTAAATGAAGCAGGCACATTTTCtatgaatgaaaatttaattctaaATGCAGAGAATTTTCTATCTAAATACGAGAATAACACAAACAAATGTCTAGAACTGCAAAGTGAACATTCccaagaaaaaataaatgtagTTTATGTAAATGGTGATATTACCATtacgaaaaatacgaaaaatgaaATGTGCAGTATAAATTCTAGAAATCAAGACCATAGAATTGAACTAGATAATCTAGAAAAGATTTTCAGAAATGAACTTGATCGTGATATTTCAAAATCCGAGGAGAATACTATGGAAACAAACAGTAATTGTTCGGATGATGAAGAATACACTCCAAAGAAGCAACGTATGTCTAG atgCAAGATCCCTGGCTGTGGAGCTCAGGTGAGCAATGTAACTGGTTTATGGAAACATTACCAGGACAATCATGCTAATTCAAAACTGCCAATAGTACAAGAAACTGCTAAAAGCAATGAAGTATTTCG TTGTAAAATACCTGGATGTGAATCGGAGTTTAGTACAACACTAATGCTGTACAAACACTTCACTGAAGTGCATTCAAATGGCATTGGCAATAATGCTAGCACAAATACAAAGACTGGGAATGGGAGTAGTTTTCATTATactgaaatatttaaagatGATACTACTAACCCACAAGCAAATTTTAAGACTGACTTTAAAGCAAAGaataatattaatgtaaatGACTGTACGATAAGTACTAATGATCAAAGATCATCATCAGTTGTTAAGAAGGAAACACGGGATTGA
- the Ir76b gene encoding ionotropic receptor 76b, which translates to MHTVYLLLLIASFFIQEYTRYVHGEDNVANNKNNEEMPSQLTVTSWNDMPFSGIVKENGKWVGKGYAFYIFDLLSTKLNFTYTIIPPKEHILGDKSSGILGLLYEKKVDVAVAFLPVLPEIGQYCTFSAPLDETKLTAVMKRPQESATGSGLLAPFERTVWLLVLMSLIFVGPIIYFFASMRAKLWHDPSSENFSLSSCFWFVYSSLLKQGTNIVATTDSTRMLFATWWIFILILTSFYTANLTAFLTKPQFTLSISSLQDIVHKGYSWITYKGRTIDFLLSQNQENDLSLLNVSKLQGKGVFKYYEHSRAILESVTTKRLFLAEAHYLQTLIFKDYMNKTRHHLQHNSRCTYVIMPGSILITSRAFGFPHGSTFEKRINRLLLRLIETGIIHRTKKEDLPLAEICPVDLRSSERQLRNTDLLLTYKVVVGGYTIAAIIFLFEFIYAFILYRVQNGKRKVCCYLPCCGPNEKPQNPLNSNLPAQNYMMMLKRSPPAIYQYPGNVLIKRKQQFINGRSYYVVTNPYGDRKLIPIRTPSAFLFQYAA; encoded by the exons ATGCACACTGTTTATTTGTTACTTCTTATAGCATCTTTTTTCATTCAAGAATATACTCGGTATGTTCATGGTGAAG ataatgtggcaaataataaaaataatgaagaAATGCCGTCGCAACTAACAGTAACATCTTGGAAT GACATGCCTTTCTCAGGAATTgtaaaagaaaatggaaagtgGGTTGGTAAAGGATATGCATTTTACATTTTTGATTTACTCAgtacaaaattaaatttcacctatACCATTATTCCACCAAAAGAACATATTTTGGGTGATAAAAGTAGTGGTATTCTTGGTTTACTTTACGAGAAG AAAGTAGACGTAGCTGTTGCGTTCCTTCCTGTATTACCGGAAATCGGACAATATTGTACATTCAGCGCTCCACTAGATGAAACGAAATTAACTGCTGTGATGAAGAGACCTCAGGAATCAGCTACAGGTTCCGGTCTTCTGGCACCATTCGAAAGAACCGTCTGGCTATTAGTATTAATGTCATTAATTTTTGTGGGgccaattatttattttttcgccAGTATGAG AGCAAAATTATGGCACGATCCAAGTTCTGAAAACTTCAGTTTGTCCTCTTGCTTCTGGTTCGTTTATAGTTCTCTGTTGAAACAAGGAACGAATATTGTTGCCACAACAG ATTCAACACGAATGCTTTTCGCTACATGGTGGATTTTTATATTGATTTTGACATCCTTTTACACGGCAAATCTCACAGCGTTTCTTACAAAGCCTCAATTTACGCTCTCTATTAGTTCCCTACAAGATATTGTTCACAAGGGATACAGTTGGATCACCTATAAGGGACGAACGAttgattttcttctttctcaa AATCAGGAGAACGATTTGAGTTTATTGAACGTAAGCAAATTGCAAGGAAAAGGCGTTTTTAAGTACTATGAGCATTCAAGAGCTATTTTAGAATCAGTTACTACCA AAAGACTTTTCCTAGCAGAGGCACATTACTTGCAAACTTTAATATTCAAAGACTATATGAATAAAACGCGTCATCATTTACAACATAACTCGCGTTGTACGTATGTTATAATGCCTGGTAGCATTTTAATAACCAGCCGTGCCTTTGGTTTTCCCCATGGTTCAACCTTTGAAAAACGTATCAATAGATT GCTGTTAAGATTAATAGAGACTGGTATCATACATCGTACGAAGAAAGAAGATCTGCCATTAGCTGAAATCTGTCCAGTTGATCTTCGTTCAAGCGAGAGACAATTGCGAAATACTGATCTTCTTTTAACATACAAAGTTGTCGTGGGTGGATATACAATTGCTgcaattatctttttatttgaatttatttacGCGTTTATATTGTACCGAGTACAAAATGGTAAAAGAAAAGTATGCTGCTATCTGCCTTGTTGTGGTCCAAACGAAAAACCACAAAATCCTTTAAATAGCAATCTTCCAGCACAAAATTATATGATGATGTTAAAAAGAAGTCCTCCAGCGATTTATCAATATCCTGGCAATgttttgataaaaagaaaacaacaaTTTATTAATGGAAGAAGTTATTATGTGGTTACTAATCCATACGGTGATCGAAAATTAATTCCTATTAGAACTCCTTCTgcttttttatttcaatatgcAGCCTGA